In Pedobacter heparinus DSM 2366, the following are encoded in one genomic region:
- a CDS encoding heparinase II/III domain-containing protein, with protein MKLKFSLIHVFMVLMLLGHTNAHAGRIYGGFYTAEKIANVRSNCNRYDWAAKQRDRFIAQAKYWLAKDDETLWAMVPGQDLPRCIDVTFDRLTEGPKFLGCLKCGHNISKYGNYPYNPEFEQKPWKLTCPSCGTVFPTNDFGKYYKSAIDEHGLFNPASGDKSLLYNLEHPDPKDPLHKYGVDDGFGYVNENGRSYRFIGYYTWKYWDHINAGLNALANAFLYTGDQRYAHKAAILLDRIADVYPDMDWAPYSKKGWYHSDGGTNRGKIEGAIWETGTVQGFADAYDKILSGTVNDASLYSFLKKQSLKYKLPGAKGTRDLFVKNVDDGILRTAFKGVLSKQIWGNQGMHQLTVARCAVALNTAPETTEWLDWLFTHDGGNIPGLMIRNLDRDGTTDEGAPGYTYMWGNLIAKLGVLLADYKSYTKHDIFAEYPQFNATFMAAYRMSVLGISIPNIGDAGATGTVTNSYIDPNFIALGYFYTRDPQMAIAAYRANGNSVKGLGMDIYSKDPESLSREIKSVAEKNPANDGRGGLMSGFGLASLEIGKGTSGIALASNFGRSIKHAHPDMLNFDLLAYGNWLAPDHGYPEYATKWPSNNEWTGSTLSHNLVFVNGLPQKEVWGGHTRMFKQLKGFGAFELDGKKAYPDVKEYSRTMLLIEGPDTGNAYAIDIFRVLGGHDHLYSFHGPPGTISTEGLKLKPQQGGTYAGTEVAKGTLAKGFPIGYSHLYNVKRDTIPPPQFMLDWKVEDGYRNVKATDHLHLRMYALNQVDDVALADGDPPQNKTGNPKTLGYVLMHRAAPALNSNFVNLIEPYKQNPFIKSVKRLDEGKNMQVSLKIEHVNGEIDYILYNPDSTQTMQTADGLKMDGTLGYVRQKGGKPVEGILLNGKRLSYANMNLIAAGPIRGKVVKMNRELKGGGWLLVDQQLPVDGSLNGSQLMVSTEGKRDACYSIVGIERQGNLTRVYCGPITFVNDYKGENYKEGLMYDFEEGAAFTITSHKIWKQKI; from the coding sequence ATGAAACTAAAATTTAGCCTGATCCATGTATTCATGGTCCTGATGTTATTGGGACATACTAATGCCCATGCCGGCCGGATCTATGGTGGCTTCTATACCGCTGAAAAAATAGCCAATGTAAGAAGCAATTGTAACAGATATGATTGGGCTGCAAAACAAAGGGACCGGTTTATTGCCCAGGCAAAATACTGGCTGGCCAAAGATGACGAAACGCTATGGGCCATGGTTCCCGGACAGGACCTGCCGCGATGCATAGATGTTACCTTTGACAGGCTGACCGAGGGCCCTAAATTTTTAGGTTGTCTGAAATGCGGACACAACATTTCAAAATATGGTAATTATCCATACAATCCTGAATTCGAGCAAAAGCCCTGGAAATTGACCTGCCCTTCCTGCGGCACTGTTTTTCCTACCAACGATTTTGGTAAATATTATAAAAGTGCCATTGATGAACATGGTCTTTTTAATCCGGCAAGTGGCGACAAGAGCCTGCTTTACAACCTGGAACATCCTGATCCAAAAGATCCGCTGCATAAATATGGTGTAGACGATGGATTTGGTTATGTAAATGAAAATGGGCGGTCGTACAGGTTCATCGGATATTATACCTGGAAGTACTGGGACCATATTAATGCAGGACTCAACGCCCTGGCAAATGCATTTTTGTATACCGGAGATCAGCGCTACGCACATAAGGCGGCAATTTTGCTGGACCGCATAGCGGATGTTTATCCCGACATGGATTGGGCGCCTTATTCAAAAAAAGGCTGGTACCATTCGGATGGAGGGACAAACAGAGGTAAAATAGAGGGAGCCATCTGGGAAACCGGTACAGTTCAGGGCTTTGCAGATGCTTATGATAAAATTTTAAGTGGTACGGTTAATGATGCTTCACTTTATTCATTTTTAAAAAAGCAATCGTTGAAATATAAACTGCCCGGGGCCAAAGGCACACGGGACCTGTTTGTAAAAAATGTTGATGACGGAATCTTGCGTACAGCTTTTAAAGGCGTGCTTTCAAAACAGATCTGGGGCAACCAGGGTATGCACCAGTTAACTGTTGCCAGATGTGCAGTAGCTTTAAATACGGCCCCTGAAACTACGGAATGGCTCGATTGGTTGTTTACCCATGATGGAGGAAACATTCCGGGCCTGATGATCCGTAACCTGGACAGAGATGGTACTACCGATGAAGGTGCTCCGGGGTATACTTATATGTGGGGAAACCTGATCGCCAAACTCGGGGTGCTCCTGGCTGACTACAAGAGTTATACCAAGCACGATATTTTTGCCGAATATCCTCAGTTCAACGCTACATTTATGGCGGCCTACCGCATGTCTGTATTAGGGATTTCGATACCTAATATCGGCGACGCAGGCGCTACAGGTACGGTTACCAACAGTTATATCGACCCCAATTTTATTGCCCTGGGGTATTTTTATACCAGAGATCCGCAAATGGCAATTGCAGCCTACCGGGCAAATGGTAATTCTGTAAAGGGGCTGGGAATGGACATCTATTCCAAAGATCCTGAATCACTGAGCCGGGAGATCAAAAGCGTTGCAGAAAAGAACCCCGCAAATGACGGAAGAGGGGGATTGATGAGCGGATTTGGCCTGGCCTCACTGGAAATTGGTAAAGGCACATCGGGCATTGCACTGGCCAGCAATTTTGGACGGAGCATTAAACATGCACATCCGGATATGCTCAATTTTGACCTGCTGGCTTATGGCAACTGGCTTGCGCCTGATCATGGATACCCCGAATATGCAACAAAATGGCCAAGTAACAACGAATGGACAGGCAGTACGCTTTCGCACAACCTGGTATTTGTAAACGGGCTTCCGCAAAAGGAAGTATGGGGCGGACATACCCGGATGTTTAAACAGCTGAAAGGATTTGGGGCTTTTGAACTTGATGGAAAAAAGGCCTATCCGGATGTAAAGGAATACAGTCGGACAATGTTGTTGATCGAAGGACCCGATACCGGCAATGCCTATGCAATAGATATATTCCGGGTATTGGGTGGTCATGATCATCTGTACAGTTTTCATGGCCCGCCAGGAACGATCAGTACCGAAGGATTAAAGTTAAAGCCCCAGCAGGGAGGAACTTATGCCGGAACTGAAGTAGCCAAAGGTACGCTTGCCAAAGGTTTTCCAATTGGTTATTCACATTTATACAATGTTAAAAGAGACACCATTCCTCCCCCACAATTTATGCTCGACTGGAAAGTGGAGGATGGCTACAGAAATGTTAAAGCAACAGACCATCTGCATTTGCGTATGTACGCGTTGAACCAGGTGGATGATGTGGCCTTGGCCGATGGTGATCCACCACAGAATAAAACGGGTAATCCTAAAACGCTCGGTTATGTTTTAATGCACCGCGCAGCACCAGCGCTAAACAGTAATTTCGTTAACCTGATTGAACCTTATAAGCAAAACCCCTTTATCAAATCCGTAAAACGTTTGGATGAGGGGAAAAACATGCAGGTATCGCTAAAGATAGAACATGTAAACGGAGAGATAGATTATATCCTTTATAATCCGGATTCAACACAAACTATGCAGACTGCAGATGGATTGAAAATGGATGGGACCCTTGGCTATGTGAGACAAAAGGGGGGTAAGCCTGTTGAAGGGATCCTGCTGAATGGCAAACGGCTCAGCTATGCAAACATGAACCTGATAGCTGCAGGACCGATCAGGGGAAAAGTGGTGAAAATGAACAGGGAATTAAAGGGGGGAGGATGGCTGCTGGTTGATCAGCAGCTACCTGTTGATGGAAGTTTAAACGGATCTCAGCTCATGGTCAGCACAGAAGGGAAACGCGATGCCTGCTATTCAATTGTCGGCATTGAGCGTCAGGGCAATTTAACCAGGGTTTACTGCGGCCCCATTACTTTTGTTAATGATTATAAAGGTGAAAATTATAAAGAAGGATTGATGTATGACTTTGAAGAAGGCGCTGCATTTACCATTACTTCTCATAAAATATGGAAACAAAAAATTTGA
- a CDS encoding PVC-type heme-binding CxxCH protein, whose protein sequence is MKSVFVGRHVRLSVLFTLFGATCLAQRYPGPLSPEQSLSKLKIVNGFKVQLFAAEPYVLDPVALEFDEQGNAYVVEMPDYPYEVEPGKGKGRIRLLKDTNGDGRVDKSTIFAENVTEATSILPWKGGLIVTAAPNILYLKDTDGDGKADVREVLFSGFFQDNSEAQVTSLRLGIDNWIYANNRGQSGMVTFSKTPGAPPVSVRGADFRFRLDKNKFELETGPGQFGQAIDDWGHRFFTENSIHIQQSIIPWRYTHRHPYLGLSKFVVNISDHQEIMFQKTEAPYWRAERTRRRNQNFKEANVNRVEYADGHFTGASGGTIYTGDGFPKEYQGNFFVTDVSGNLVHRDILSAVDKSPVMVAKRGAQEKDVEFLYSTDTWFRPITFTTGPDGYLYLLDYYRQHIETPVSIDDDLKADMDFMAGSDKGRIYRILPDNANVKNVKVDLKNTSSAKLVAVLAHPNGWWRSQAHRLLIERGDKSVVPAVKALLNTSRDARARLHAIYVLEGLDALDAAVVKKGLQDAEPGVRENAVILAERFPECLPQVVQKINDPANRVAFQAALSLGEFNGKDVVPALAKVIAQYGQDSWFRIAVLSSNAGSSAELLTALVQQPSFSQKEEAWKLGFLEDLSAIVGARNNKEQVHAYLETLSQPALEKGAWQTSLLKGLKKGLGKATGANAALKDAVGNIKTDSGADVKASVLKLKTLY, encoded by the coding sequence ATGAAGAGTGTTTTTGTTGGCAGACATGTCCGTTTATCCGTTCTGTTTACTTTATTCGGTGCAACCTGTCTGGCACAGCGTTATCCAGGGCCGCTTTCTCCGGAGCAGTCGTTGAGCAAGTTAAAAATTGTGAACGGGTTTAAAGTGCAGTTATTTGCTGCCGAACCTTACGTGCTAGATCCGGTAGCTTTGGAATTTGATGAACAGGGCAATGCCTATGTGGTAGAAATGCCCGATTATCCTTATGAGGTTGAGCCTGGAAAAGGAAAGGGCCGTATCCGTCTTTTAAAAGATACCAATGGCGATGGCCGTGTAGATAAATCGACAATATTTGCGGAAAATGTTACTGAAGCTACCAGTATTTTGCCCTGGAAAGGCGGACTTATTGTTACTGCAGCCCCCAATATCCTTTACTTGAAAGATACTGACGGAGATGGCAAAGCTGACGTTAGGGAAGTGCTTTTTTCCGGCTTTTTTCAGGACAATTCAGAAGCACAGGTTACCAGTTTGCGCCTGGGCATAGACAATTGGATTTATGCAAACAACCGTGGACAAAGTGGGATGGTCACTTTCAGCAAAACTCCCGGAGCCCCACCTGTTTCTGTACGCGGAGCAGATTTCCGGTTCCGGCTGGATAAAAATAAATTTGAGCTGGAAACCGGCCCGGGTCAGTTTGGCCAGGCCATTGACGATTGGGGACACCGGTTTTTTACAGAAAACTCTATTCACATCCAGCAATCCATCATTCCGTGGAGATATACGCACAGACACCCTTACCTGGGCCTTTCTAAATTTGTGGTAAACATTTCTGATCATCAGGAAATCATGTTCCAAAAAACTGAGGCACCATACTGGAGGGCCGAAAGGACCAGACGCCGTAATCAGAACTTCAAGGAAGCAAACGTAAATAGAGTAGAGTACGCCGATGGCCACTTCACTGGTGCCTCTGGCGGAACCATTTATACAGGTGACGGTTTTCCAAAAGAATACCAGGGCAATTTTTTTGTAACAGATGTATCAGGTAACCTTGTACATAGAGATATACTTAGTGCCGTAGATAAAAGCCCGGTTATGGTGGCTAAACGTGGCGCGCAGGAAAAAGATGTGGAGTTTTTATATTCTACTGATACCTGGTTCCGTCCGATCACCTTTACAACAGGTCCTGATGGATATTTGTATTTACTGGATTATTACAGACAACATATTGAGACTCCGGTTTCAATAGATGACGACCTGAAAGCGGATATGGATTTCATGGCCGGAAGTGATAAAGGCAGGATTTACCGCATTTTACCTGATAATGCAAATGTTAAAAATGTAAAAGTAGACCTTAAAAATACGAGCAGCGCCAAACTTGTTGCAGTACTTGCCCATCCCAATGGCTGGTGGCGCAGCCAGGCTCACAGACTCCTGATCGAGCGTGGCGATAAATCTGTAGTTCCGGCTGTTAAAGCCTTGCTGAATACCAGTAGGGATGCAAGGGCCAGGCTTCATGCCATCTATGTGCTGGAAGGATTAGATGCATTAGATGCAGCGGTGGTAAAAAAAGGGTTGCAGGATGCTGAGCCCGGTGTACGCGAAAATGCCGTTATACTGGCCGAACGTTTTCCTGAATGCTTGCCGCAGGTGGTACAGAAAATCAATGATCCGGCAAACAGGGTAGCCTTTCAGGCAGCCCTAAGTTTAGGCGAGTTCAATGGTAAAGACGTTGTTCCGGCACTTGCAAAGGTAATTGCCCAATATGGACAGGATTCATGGTTCAGAATAGCTGTTTTAAGCTCTAATGCAGGTTCTTCGGCAGAATTGCTGACTGCATTGGTTCAGCAGCCGTCTTTCTCCCAGAAAGAAGAGGCATGGAAACTTGGTTTTCTTGAAGACTTATCGGCAATTGTTGGTGCAAGAAATAACAAAGAGCAGGTGCATGCTTACCTCGAAACCTTATCACAGCCGGCCCTGGAAAAAGGAGCATGGCAGACAAG